One genomic segment of Rivularia sp. PCC 7116 includes these proteins:
- a CDS encoding ABC transporter substrate-binding protein, which translates to MFFNVNERRGTRNLFTYIFNSRQIQLLLFSIITALILIGCEINTSENISSNPENTISQTRVVKHAMGKTKVPLNPKKVVVIGGLDNALALGIKPIAATTLGDNNYLNYLESKTKEVRKVGVNGSPNLEKILYLKPDLILGLNWDADIYQQLSQIAPTVLADADKSWKEWLTKFAYCLQIY; encoded by the coding sequence ATGTTTTTTAACGTAAATGAACGCAGAGGGACGCGAAATTTATTTACTTATATTTTTAATTCTCGTCAAATCCAGTTACTTTTATTCAGTATTATCACAGCTTTAATTCTTATTGGTTGTGAAATTAACACTTCTGAAAATATCAGTTCAAATCCTGAAAATACAATTTCTCAAACGCGAGTTGTTAAACACGCAATGGGTAAAACTAAAGTACCTCTAAATCCAAAAAAAGTAGTTGTCATTGGTGGATTAGATAATGCTTTGGCTTTAGGAATTAAACCAATTGCAGCTACTACGCTTGGTGATAATAATTATCTAAATTATCTCGAATCAAAGACTAAAGAAGTACGGAAAGTCGGTGTTAATGGTAGTCCAAATCTAGAAAAAATTTTGTATCTAAAACCAGATTTAATTTTAGGACTTAATTGGGACGCTGATATATATCAACAACTATCTCAAATTGCTCCCACAGTTTTGGCTGATGCAGATAAGAGTTGGAAAGAATGGTTAACTAAATTCGCTTATTGCCTTCAAATTTATTAG